In the Desulfovibrio legallii genome, GCGGGCACCTTTGCGGGCACGGCCCTGGTCAGCCTGTTCCTGGTCTACAGCGTTACGGAATGCATGGCCGTGGGCGCGGGCTTTGCCTATTATTCCCTCTCTTCCATCTTCATTACCCAGTATAAGGGGCCGGAGCTGGGCACCGTGGCCCTGATCAGCAACATTGCCCGCGAGCTCTTCACCCTGCTCTGCACGCCGCTGCTGGTGCGCCTTTGGGGGCCCCTCGCGCCCATCACCTGCGGCGGGGCCTCCACCATGGATACCACCCTGCCCGTCATCGTGCGCTATTCCGGGCGGGAGTGGATGTTCGTCTCCATCGTCCACGCCATGGTCCTGGACATGAGCGTGCCCTTCTGGGTGCTGTTCTTCTGTTCGTGGTAAGCGCGCCGTCCGGGGCGGCCTGTGCGACGCGCGGCCTCTTGCCCCGGCCGCGAAAATCCTTCCCCCACAGGCCCCGACGCGCGCCGCACGGGGCCTCCGCGCCTGACGAACGCGCCGCCCGCCTTGCCAGGGGGCGCAAAAGCGGTCACTATACGGGCAGTAGTCATCACCCCTACCCGGAGGGAAAGCCATGCCCCGCATGCGCTCCGCCAAACTGCAACTCAAAGAAAGCCTCACCGGCCCGGACTGGCGCGACCACCTGGACGCCATCAGTCAAGGCGGCATGGAAAACGTGGGGCCGCTTTTTTCCTTCCTGCTCCTGGGCCCGCAGACCATGCACCGCGCCGCCGCGGCTCTGGGGCAGGTCGTGGCCCGCCTGGCCCGCAGCGAGCCCGAGACCGCCCGCAACATCATCCGCCGCCTCATGTGGCACCTGAACGAAGAATCGGGCAACATCGGCTGGGGCATCCCCGAAGCCTTCGGCGAAATCCTGGCCGCCAGCGAACCCCTGGCCAAGGATTTTCACAAAATCCTCATCACCTACATCATTGACCTGGGCCACGACGACAATTTTTGCGACCACGACGTGCTGCGCCGCTCCTGTTACTGGGCCATCGGCCGCCTGGCCCAGGCCCGTCCGGCCCTCTGCCTTTCGGCCCGCCCCTGGCTGCGCAAGGGCCTTGCCGATCAGGACATGATCTGCCGCGGCATGGCCGCCTGGGCTCTGGCCCAGCTGCCGCCGGACCTCATGGACGCCCCGGCCCTGCGCGCTCTGGCTCAGGCCGGGCACACGGAAGCCTGCCAGCTTTTCGACGGCAACGACGTCTATGAGGAATCCGTCACCCGGCTGGCCGAGGCGGCCCTGGCCCGGCTGGCCCCGCCCGCCGGCGGCAAGGCTTAGCGCCTGTGGGCGGCGGGCCTGTGCCGTACGGCCGCCGCGGCATAACGGCCCCTGGCGTCCGGCAGGGCGCGCGCGGCGCAGTGCGGGAATAAACGTTTTTGCAGGGCGGGGCGGCGCGGCGAAGAAGCGCGGTTTGCCAAAGGCGCTCTCCACCCACAAAAAACAGGCTCTTCCGACGAGGTTTTCATGGCAGTAGTATTGGGCACGGCCGGGCATATCGACCACGGCAAAACCTCCCTGGTGCGCGCGCTCACGGGCGTGGACTGCGATCGCCTGGGGGAGGAGAAGCGCCGCGGCATCACCATTGAGCTGGGCTTCGCCTGGCTGGACCTGCCCGGCGGGGAGCGCCTGGGCATCGTGGACGTGCCCGGACACGAGCGCTTCGTCAAGAACATGGTGGCCGGGGCCGCGGGCGTGGACATGGTCATGCTGGTCATTGCCGCGGACGAAGGCGTCATGCCCCAGACCCGCGAGCATCTGGAAATCTGCTCCCTCCTGGGCATTCGCACGGGCCTGGTGGCCCTGACCAAAACCGATATGGTGGAGCCGGACTGGCTGGAAATGGTCACGGAAGACGTACGCGCCTTCCTGGCGGAAACCTTCCTGGCCGGGGCTCCCATTTTTCCGGTTTCCTCAGCCACGGGAGAAGGCGTGGAGGCCCTGCGGGCGGCCCTGGTTTCCCTGGCCGGGGGCCTTGCGCCCCAGCCGCGCAGCGACATCTTCCGCCTGCCCGTGGATCGGGTTTTCAGCATGAAAGGGCACGGCACCGTGGTCACGGGCACGGTCATTTCCGGCCGCTGCGCCGTGGGCGACGAGCTCTGCTTCATGCCGTCCGGGCCTGCCACCCGCGCCCGCAGCCTGCAGCGCCACGGCAGGCCCGCGCAGGACGTGGCCGCCGGGCAGCGCTGCGCCGTCAACGTCCAGAGCGTGGAGGTAGCCGACGTGGAGCGCGGCCTTGTGCTGGCCCACCCCGGCGAGCTCTTCCCCTCCCCGCGCTGGATGGTGCGGCTTACCTGCCTGCCCTCCGCCCCGCGCGCCCTGCGCCAGCGGGTGGAAATCCACTTCCACCACGGCACGCGCGAATGCCCGGCCCGGGTGGTTTTTCGGGATCGAGAAAAGCTCGCCCCCGGCGAAACCGCCCTGGCCGAGCTGCGCTTCAGGGAACCTCTGGCTGGCGTTTACGGCGACCATTGCGTGCTGCGCGCGGGCGCGCCCTTGCGCACTGTGGCGGGCGGCCCGCTGGTAAGCCCCCTGCCGCCGGAGCTGCGCCGCAGCGACCCCCGCTTTGCGGAAAATCTGCGCCTGCTGGCCGGGCTGCCCGCCCTGCGCGCGGCCGTGGACGCGCCGCTTGCCCAGAAGGACTCCGGCGGCAAGGACGCGCCCTCGCCCAAAAGCGCGGCCAAGGCGCGGGATGCGG is a window encoding:
- a CDS encoding lysine exporter LysO family protein — its product is MCIVAFFAAGVLLARLGLVPAWLLEHDLTLYVLWLLMFLVGLSIGADRRLGEILRSLRPRVLLLPLATAAGTFAGTALVSLFLVYSVTECMAVGAGFAYYSLSSIFITQYKGPELGTVALISNIARELFTLLCTPLLVRLWGPLAPITCGGASTMDTTLPVIVRYSGREWMFVSIVHAMVLDMSVPFWVLFFCSW
- a CDS encoding DVU0298 family protein; the encoded protein is MPRMRSAKLQLKESLTGPDWRDHLDAISQGGMENVGPLFSFLLLGPQTMHRAAAALGQVVARLARSEPETARNIIRRLMWHLNEESGNIGWGIPEAFGEILAASEPLAKDFHKILITYIIDLGHDDNFCDHDVLRRSCYWAIGRLAQARPALCLSARPWLRKGLADQDMICRGMAAWALAQLPPDLMDAPALRALAQAGHTEACQLFDGNDVYEESVTRLAEAALARLAPPAGGKA
- the selB gene encoding selenocysteine-specific translation elongation factor, whose product is MAVVLGTAGHIDHGKTSLVRALTGVDCDRLGEEKRRGITIELGFAWLDLPGGERLGIVDVPGHERFVKNMVAGAAGVDMVMLVIAADEGVMPQTREHLEICSLLGIRTGLVALTKTDMVEPDWLEMVTEDVRAFLAETFLAGAPIFPVSSATGEGVEALRAALVSLAGGLAPQPRSDIFRLPVDRVFSMKGHGTVVTGTVISGRCAVGDELCFMPSGPATRARSLQRHGRPAQDVAAGQRCAVNVQSVEVADVERGLVLAHPGELFPSPRWMVRLTCLPSAPRALRQRVEIHFHHGTRECPARVVFRDREKLAPGETALAELRFREPLAGVYGDHCVLRAGAPLRTVAGGPLVSPLPPELRRSDPRFAENLRLLAGLPALRAAVDAPLAQKDSGGKDAPSPKSAAKARDAACAAFLAAVLELRAAAGADEARLRALTGLPRSALETGLQLLAARGAALCFDKEARAWIGRPAFDALLAACLARGADLHRKEPLKPAFTRGALCAGWSARLAPRLVQRVLEQALRQGDLVAEGDGLRLAGHQVSLAADQEGLRAALLKAHAAAGLAPPNLKEVLEALDVTPKAAAPVLRLLCESGELVKIKEGLCYHGPALTEIMERVRQWFADHDNLDVAGLKELTGLSRKYLIALLEYMDNARITVRVGDQRRYRGR